A single genomic interval of Heliangelus exortis unplaced genomic scaffold, bHelExo1.hap1 Scaffold_278, whole genome shotgun sequence harbors:
- the NCKAP5L gene encoding LOW QUALITY PROTEIN: nck-associated protein 5-like (The sequence of the model RefSeq protein was modified relative to this genomic sequence to represent the inferred CDS: inserted 2 bases in 1 codon; deleted 1 base in 1 codon) has product MPGPSSPGIPDVPVPPLPGGPRTPRAGFPVLPARGWRCRSRVPGAAVAAPPRPRREGGAGPPPPPNNSAAGPGRDGAAATGTGPGTALSEDGRNHRSPGSECAAGAGRRTGTGACGRCSGPAPVPVTPRRDRAGDIPGEPAMSESVAETPGDTGDTRSPLAPGETGTSQELLQRLRQLEAENSALAQANENQRETYERCLDEVANHVVQALLNQKDLREECIKLKKRVFDLERQNQALSDLFQQKLQLSAGSLPQLTLHPLPVSPDAPSSPPPGPTEDPPHLLPPSRCIPPLEVTPLVPSGSPGLSPGAPPLDALSPFFKKKAQILEVLRKLEETDPLLGPPPASPGSPEPCAPPSWPPCPLRGSGAAGGWRGTEGSPCSSPEEVGPPRGTLLSALAERLLRGEGGYCRRSSEAPGAPPRQRRGDHPAFLGLYPEETPEVGGGLTPLSPEGDADPLPSPPKVLKLPGPPGGLRLSPQLPRASRIPCRGGNPEASPGLSRRTSPDAPPEPISPEPPLLPPPRAYEAAEQLPGPPGPPGRGERAAASPPSTRRGTGGSAPSRRPGKKPPEPGYLPFKERLAALGKLRGAEGPPGPGRPERGPPRGGLGGSLKHPEPTHGGEPLARCYSSGSMGDPGKAGGKGRPSGGRTPPRAPPAPPAKSPRSPHGSPTKLPTKTGAGKAGTPRGEENPKASGGPRKAPAATETPGSGPNPPPASGTASSGHSAIEEKVMKGIEENVLRLQGQERAPTGEAKGKGAGGLASWFGLRRSKLPALNRRGDGGRGRDWVGTPAPLRREVKLAARKLEAESLNISKLMEKAEDLRKALREEHAFLQGLALEKGRPRGSPRGPGHLPVIYQEVTAETFMQQLLDRVDGKDVPYESRLEHKRELCDLRRVPPDTKDPRGCRPPRNGIVGHLRDPPDKVPNVGLREELPSDESLSESGTSQHFAACGSLTRTLDSGIGTFPPPDYGGVPAKSTPKPRAPPPXTKVPRKARTLEREVPHAEELLGGGKHRSPPACRPPGTPAPHGHRAGTQAPDEDGGRPRRVQQSKNWTFPNARACGAPDPFLCPPGGLEGLHRPTLAPVCSPGGRRGGSPGAPPPLPPTLSASSSRTPSASDVGEEGSTEVRSQDGGGHGPPGLEHSESLSDSLYDSLSSCGSQG; this is encoded by the exons ATGCCCGGTCCTTCCTCTCCCGGGATACCGGATGTCCCGGTGCCGCCTCTCCCCGGGGGTCCCCGGACCCCCCGTGCCGGTTTCCCGGTGCTCCCTGCCCGGGGCTGGCGCTGCCGGAGCCGGGTACCGGGGGCGGCGGTGGCGGCTCCTCCCCGGCCGCGGCGGGAAGGCGGAgcc gggccgccgccgcctcccaACAATAGcgcggccgggccgggccgggatGGAGCCGCCGCCACCGGGACCGGCCCCGGGACCGCGCTGAGCGAGGACGGGCGGAACCACCGGAGCCCCGGGAGTGAGTGCGCGGCGGGAGCGGGGAGGAGGACCGGTACCGGTGCTTGTGGCCGGTGCTCAGGGCCGGCCCCGGTTCCG GTGACACCGCggagggacagggctggggacatcccaggcGAG CCAGCGATGTCGGAGAGCGTGGCCGAGACAccgggggacacgggggacaccCGGAGCCCCCTGGCACCGGGCGAGACGGGcaccagccaggagctgctgcagcgGCTGCGGCAGCTGGAG gcagAGAACTCAGCCCTGGCCCAGGCCAACGAGAACCAACGGGAGACCTACGAGCGGTGTCTGGACGAG gttGCCAACCATGTCGTGCAGGCGCTGCTCAACCAGAAG GACCTGCGTGAGGAGTGCATCAAGCTGAAGAAACGGGTCTTCGACCTGGAGAGGCAGAACCAGGCACTCAGTGACCTTttccagcagaagctgcagctctcGGCCGGGTCCTTGCCCCAG CTGACGCTGCACCCGCTGCCAGTGTCCCCGGATGCCCCATCCAGCCCCCCACCAGGACCCACTGAGGACCCCCCCCatctgctgccccccagccgCTGCATCCCCCCCCTCGAG GTGACCCCCTTGGTGCCATCGGGCAGCCCCGGGCTCAGCCCGGGTGCCCCCCCCTTGGACGCCCTCTCCCCCTTCTTCAAGAAGAAAGCTCAGATCCTGGAGGTGCTGCGCAAGTTGGAGGAGACCGACCCCCTGCTGGGACCCCCCCCGGCCTCCCCCGGCTCCCCGGAGCCCTGTGCCCCCCCATCCTGGCCCCCCTGCCCGCTGCGGGGGTCCGGGGCTGCCGGGGGGTGGCGGGGGACGGagggcagcccctgctcctcgCCGGAGGAGGTCGGACCCCCCCGGGGGACGCTGCTCAGCGCTTTGGCCGAGCGGCTGCTGCGGGGGGAGGGCGGGTACTGCCGGCGCAGCAGCGAAGCCCCCGGGGCCCCCCCCCGGCAGCGCCGCGGCGACCATCCCGCCTTCCTGGGGCTTTACCCCGAGGAGACCCCCgaggtggggggggggctgaCCCCGCTCTCTCCCGAGGGGGACGCCgaccccctgccctcccccccgAAGGTGCTAAAACTGCCGGGGCCCCCCGGGGGGCTGCGCCTCAGCCCTCAGCTCCCCCGCGCCTCCCGCATTCCCTGCCGGGGGGGCAACCCCGAGGCTTCCCCGGGGCTCAGCCGCCGAACCTCCCCCGACGCCCCCCCGGAGCCCATCTCCCCCGaacccccccttctccccccaccACGCGCCTACGAGGCAGCCGAGCAGCTCCCGggccccccgggaccccccggCAGGGGGGAGCGAGCGGCCgcctccccccccagcacccgTCGAGGCACGGGGGGCTCGGCCCCCTCCCGCCGGCCGGGCAAGAAGCCCCCCGAGCCGGGCTACCTGCCCTTCAAGGAGCGTCTGGCAGCCCTGGGCAAACTGCGGGGGGCTGAGGGCCCCCCCGGCCCGGGGCGGCCCGAGCGAGGTCCCCCCcgggggggcttggggggcaGCCTGAAGCACCCCGAGCCGACGCACGGCGGGGAGCCCCTGGCCCGCTGCTACTCCTCCGGCTCCATGGGCGACCCCGGCAAAGCGGGGGGCAAGGGGCGACCGTCGGGCGGGCGGACCCCTCCCCGAGCCCCCCCGGCTCCCCCTGCCAAATCCCCCCGCAGCCCCCACGGCAGCCCCACCAAACTGCCCACCAAGACGGGCGCTGGCAAAGCCGGGACCCCGCGGGGCGAGGAGAACCCCAAAGCCTCGGGGGGACCCCGCAAAGCGCCGGCAGCCACCGAGACCCCCGGGTCGGGACCGAACCCCCCCCCCGCGTCGGGCACCGCCTCCAGCGGGCACTCGGCCATCGAGGAGAAGGTGATGAAGGGCATCGAGGAGAATGTGCTGcggctgcagggacaggagagggcACCGACCGGAGAAGCCAAGGGGAAGGGGGCGGGGGGCTTGGCCAGTTGGTTCGGGTTGCGGCGGAGTAAGCTGCCGGCTCTGAACCGACGCGGGGATGGCGGCCGAGGCCGGGATTGGGTCGGAACCCCGGCGCCGTTACGTCGGGAGGTGAAGTTGGCGGCTCGGAAGTTGGAAGCGGAGAGTTTGAACATCTCCAAGCTGATGGAGAAGGCGGAGGATCTGAGGAAAGCCCTGCGGGAGGAGCACGCGTTCCTGCAGGGGCTGGCGCTGGAGAAGGGGCGGCCACGAGGGTCCCCCCGGGGTCCCGGCCACCTCCCCGTCATCTACCAGGAGGTGACAGCCGAGACCTTCATGCAGCAGCTGCTCGACAG ggtggACGGGAAGGATGTCCCCTACGAGAGCCGCTTGGAGCACAAGCGGGAGCTCTGCGACCTCCGCCGGGTCCCCCCCGACACCAAAGACCCCCGGGGCTGCCGCCCCCCCCGCAACGGCATCGTGGGACACCTGCGGGACCCCCCCGACAAG gtGCCCAACGTGGGTCTCCGGGAGGAGCTGCCCTCGGATGAGAGTTTGTCTGAGTCAGGGACATCGCAGCACTTTGCAG CTTGTGGGTCACTGACGAGGACGTTGGACAGCGGGATCGGGACCTTCCCCCCCCCGGATTATGGGGGGGTCCCCGCCAAGAGCACCCCCAAACCGCGGGCCCCCCCCCC GACCAAAGTGCCGCGCAAGGCTCGGACGCTGGAGCGGGAGGTGCCCCAcgcagaggagctgctgggggggggcaAACACCGCAGCCCCCCCGCCTGCCGCCCCCCTGGGACCCCTGCCCCACACGGCCACCGTGCCGGGACACAAG CCCCTGATGAGGACGGGGGGAGGCCACGACGGGTCCAGCAGAGCAAGAACTGGACCTTCCCCAACGCCAGAGCCTGCGGGGCCCCCGAccccttcctctgcccccccggggggctggaggggctgcaCCGCCCCACACTG GCCCCCGTTTGCAGCCCGGGGGGACGTCGAGGGGGTTCCCCGGGGGCCCCCCCCCCGCTGCCCCCCACCCTGAGCGCCAGCAGCAGTCGGACCCCCAGCGCTTCGGAtgtgggggaggaggggagcacGGAGGTCAGGTCCCAGGATGGGGGGGGACACGGCCCCCCCGGGTTGGAGCACTCCGAGTCCCTGAGCGATTCCCTCTATGACAGCCTCTCCTCCTGTGGCAGCCAGGGATGA
- the TMBIM6 gene encoding bax inhibitor 1: MNVFDRSINFDALFKFSHISASTQEHLKRVYGSFALCMFVAAAGAYVNVVTHLFQFSLLTGLGALGLIVWLTATPHSRDTEQKRLGMLAGFAFLTGINLGPILEMCISINPSIIPTAFLGTATIFSCFSLSALYARRRSFLYLGGFLLSGLTLICLSSLINVFMGSIWIFTANLYVGLMVMCGFVLFDTQLIIEKAESGDKDYIWHCVDLFLDFVNIFRELLMILGMTENKKKEKK; encoded by the exons ATGAACGTCTTCGACCGCTCCATCAACTTTGACGCCCTCTTCAAGTTCTCCCACAT CTCAGCCTCCACCCAGGAGCACCTCAAGAGGGTCTATGGCAGCTTTGCCCTCTGCATGTTCGTGGCAGCGGCGGGGGCTTACGTCAATGTGGTCACCCACCTCTTCCAG TTCAGCCTCCTGACCGGCCTGGGGGCCCTGGGGCTGATCGTGTGGCTGACAGCCACCCCGCACAGCCGGGACACCGAGCAGAAGAGGTTGGGAATGCTGGCTGGATTTGCCTTCCTGACAG GCATCAACCTGGGACCCATCCTGGAAATGTGCATCTCCATCAACCCCAG CATCATCCCCACTGCCTTCCTGGGCACTGCCACCATCTTCTCCTGCTTCTCGCTCAGTGCCCTCTACGCCCGGCGCCGCAGCTTCCTCTAcctgggag gtTTCCTCCTCTCTGGCCTCACTCTCATCTGTCTCTCCTCCCTGATCAATGTCTTCATGGGCTCCATTTGGATCTTCACG GCCAACCTCTACGTGGGGCTGATGGTCATGTGTGGCTTCGTGCTCTTCGACACGCAGCTCATCATCGAGAAGGCAGAGAGTGGGGACAAGGACTACATCTG GCACTGTGTTGATCTCTTCCTCGATTTTGTCAACATCTTCCGGGAGCTCCTGATGATCCTGGGCATGACCGAG Aacaagaagaaggagaagaagtga